In bacterium, the genomic stretch CGGGCACGGCGACAAGCGCGGTGCCTTTCGCGTCGATCGTCATTTCGGCGCCGCCCATCAGAAGCGGCGCAAGACCGATCGCGAGCGCGAGGACGGCGACAAAAACCGCCGCGCGCCGGCGCGCCTTGTTGTCGCGCCGGAGTTGCTCGACGATGAGCGTCTTCGCGTCAACCGCAAATCGGGGCTCAAGGGCGCTCATGCCTCGTCCCCCCACGCGCCGCGAAGGGCTTTTCGAAGCGCCCCGAACGCGCGGTGCTTTCGCACGCGGACGGTGCCCGGATCGAGGCCGAGCTTCGCGGCGATCTCCACGAGGTCCATATCGTGGAAATGGTGCAGGATAACGACCTCGCGCTGGTAAGCGGGCAACGTCTCGATCGCCGCGCGCACCGCCTCGTGCATCAGCATGTCGGGCTCGTCCGGCGGAAGGGCGGGCTCCGGCAACTCGCCGTCAAAGGTCAGTTTTTGCGGATCGCGTCCGGCGCGGCGGAACGAGTCGATCGCCAGGCGGTCGCTGATCGTGAATACCCACGGCAAAACGGGCGTGCCCACGCGGTAACGCTCACGGTTGGCGTGCAGCTTCAGGAACGTCGCCTGCAC encodes the following:
- a CDS encoding RNA polymerase sigma factor, producing MERYADGDETAFVALHDTLRPILFARLLPKVGPTQADDLVQATFLKLHANRERYRVGTPVLPWVFTISDRLAIDSFRRAGRDPQKLTFDGELPEPALPPDEPDMLMHEAVRAAIETLPAYQREVVILHHFHDMDLVEIAAKLGLDPGTVRVRKHRAFGALRKALRGAWGDEA